The following proteins are encoded in a genomic region of Rhodospirillaceae bacterium:
- a CDS encoding adenylate/guanylate cyclase domain-containing protein has translation MAKQVIFEVHVSQNGRWEIQGRHESSEMNAAIADAKGLDQLPNIEMVKVILEEYDDETGHTTENIVYRSAGMEDSEGGPVSIASQVRGGKKSGKSAGASSAASSGSSFFDDDDDDDDFFNDDYSSPRAKKPARRGRPGARKKTTFVGVLVKILLIILFSVTIAALMAGGAIMFLRDTSLSSNVQTNIVFVIFIIIFLVSAVVMSLNFMKKDEISVPEVRAPRRRQRPAKTPKQASKPEKPKKEKEKKPTKKKIEKDEDLDPSEEGLASMAGEALKEELKQEEAKKKEATPDPEEEQEEEETPEAEPEQPTNLSAHAEKQRVYLMTFLSEGLEKCKADTKKLDSYNKFGLNLFLAGASEIMGQSRNLDHYSLTKILAETVSLMGFKEADAAKFSEKYEDYLLADARYMQMFQAGRNAMNTYMDKNPEAMKYLGQALDDWNKPTQKEESTGPVTVLFTDIAGSTAMTQNLGDAVAQQVVRAHNRIVREALTQYNGKEIKHTGDGIMASFSTTSNGVEGSIKIQIDTAKHNENNPDLPLHIKIGLNAGEPISEDNDLFGSTVQMAARIVDKAKADEIFVSEVIRGICAGKETTFKNRGPFAMKGFEDDPILYEVVWTSEE, from the coding sequence ATGGCTAAGCAGGTAATTTTTGAGGTTCATGTCTCTCAGAACGGTCGCTGGGAAATCCAGGGCCGTCATGAATCTTCTGAAATGAATGCCGCCATTGCCGACGCCAAGGGCCTCGACCAACTCCCCAACATCGAAATGGTCAAGGTCATCCTCGAAGAGTATGACGACGAAACCGGCCACACCACAGAAAATATTGTCTACCGTTCGGCCGGCATGGAAGATAGCGAAGGTGGCCCTGTCTCCATAGCAAGCCAGGTCAGGGGGGGGAAAAAATCGGGCAAATCTGCGGGCGCCTCGTCAGCCGCATCATCGGGTTCATCGTTTTTTGATGATGATGATGATGACGATGATTTTTTTAATGATGACTATTCGTCACCCCGGGCAAAGAAACCGGCGCGGAGAGGGCGCCCCGGCGCTCGTAAAAAAACCACCTTCGTTGGCGTCCTCGTTAAAATCCTTCTGATTATTCTTTTTTCTGTAACCATCGCCGCCCTGATGGCTGGCGGCGCGATCATGTTCCTGCGTGATACCTCCCTTAGCAGCAACGTGCAGACGAACATCGTCTTTGTCATCTTTATCATCATTTTCCTAGTCAGTGCCGTTGTCATGTCCCTTAATTTCATGAAAAAAGATGAAATCAGCGTCCCCGAAGTAAGAGCCCCCAGGAGGCGACAACGCCCTGCAAAAACGCCAAAACAAGCTTCTAAACCTGAGAAACCCAAGAAGGAGAAAGAGAAGAAACCGACCAAAAAGAAAATCGAAAAAGACGAAGATCTGGATCCCAGCGAAGAAGGTCTCGCCTCGATGGCCGGGGAAGCATTGAAAGAGGAACTTAAGCAGGAAGAAGCCAAGAAGAAAGAAGCCACCCCTGACCCCGAAGAAGAGCAGGAGGAGGAAGAAACACCGGAAGCGGAACCTGAACAGCCAACAAACCTGTCTGCCCACGCCGAGAAGCAGCGTGTCTACCTGATGACGTTCTTAAGCGAGGGTTTGGAAAAATGTAAAGCCGACACCAAAAAACTCGACAGCTACAACAAGTTCGGCCTCAACCTGTTTTTGGCCGGTGCCAGCGAAATTATGGGACAATCGCGCAACCTTGATCATTATTCCCTGACCAAGATTCTCGCCGAGACCGTCTCACTGATGGGCTTTAAAGAAGCAGATGCCGCCAAGTTTTCTGAAAAGTATGAGGACTACCTACTCGCCGATGCCCGTTACATGCAGATGTTCCAGGCAGGCCGCAACGCCATGAATACCTACATGGATAAAAACCCCGAAGCCATGAAGTATCTGGGCCAGGCTTTGGACGATTGGAACAAGCCGACGCAAAAGGAAGAAAGCACGGGCCCGGTCACTGTCCTGTTCACCGACATTGCCGGTTCCACGGCCATGACCCAGAACCTGGGTGACGCGGTCGCACAACAGGTTGTGCGCGCCCACAACCGTATTGTCCGCGAAGCGCTCACCCAATATAACGGCAAGGAAATCAAGCATACCGGCGATGGCATCATGGCATCGTTTTCGACCACATCAAACGGCGTCGAAGGCTCTATCAAAATCCAGATCGATACAGCCAAACACAACGAAAACAACCCGGACCTTCCCCTGCACATCAAGATTGGCCTCAACGCCGGGGAACCCATATCCGAAGACAACGACCTGTTCGGCTCAACAGTGCAGAT
- the rpmE gene encoding 50S ribosomal protein L31 yields MKKDTHPDYHEITVQMTDGSTYATRSTWGSAGDTIKLDIDPKTHPAWTGVHRLLDSGGQLAKFNKKFKDFGLKHD; encoded by the coding sequence GTGAAGAAAGATACGCATCCAGACTACCATGAAATCACCGTTCAGATGACTGACGGCAGCACCTACGCGACCCGCTCCACGTGGGGCAGCGCCGGTGATACCATCAAGCTGGACATTGACCCGAAAACACACCCTGCCTGGACCGGCGTACATCGCCTGCTCGACAGTGGCGGACAGTTGGCCAAGTTCAACAAGAAATTCAAAGATTTCGGGTTGAAGCACGACTAA
- the cyaY gene encoding iron donor protein CyaY, whose protein sequence is MPLDSKAFEIQAEKTLHDIFEQIDDALGDVMDVDLEAGILTIELENGSQYVINKQAPNQEIWLSSPLSGAKHFYFDEHQDTWIDTRAGEKLNDLLSNEMTTASGTAFSFKFS, encoded by the coding sequence ATGCCGCTCGACAGCAAAGCCTTTGAAATTCAAGCCGAAAAAACCCTGCATGACATATTTGAGCAAATTGATGACGCCCTGGGCGATGTCATGGATGTGGACCTTGAAGCGGGGATTCTTACTATCGAGTTGGAAAATGGCAGCCAGTACGTCATCAACAAACAGGCGCCAAATCAGGAAATCTGGCTGTCCTCACCCCTTAGTGGCGCCAAGCACTTTTATTTTGATGAACACCAGGACACCTGGATCGACACCCGGGCCGGGGAAAAGCTCAATGATTTGTTGTCAAACGAGATGACCACGGCTTCGGGAACTGCTTTTTCGTTTAAGTTTTCTTAG
- a CDS encoding MFS transporter, with protein sequence MLTLFLIVFIDLVGFGIIIPLLPFFGEHFDASPAVIGLLMASYSLTQFIAAPFWGRASDRIGRRPVLLITLAGASASYVLLGFSNSLWMLFLARALGGFMAGNISTAFAYVADITTPENRTKGMGVIGAAFGLGFIAGPAIGGILAGPDPLNADYRTPSLAAAGLSAIALTMAFFLLKESLSDEIRKRIAEMPAKNRRQQFKSALAKPGVGLLIGLSFLATFVFAGMETTFAMWSERRMGWGPQQNGYLFAFVGILAALVQGGLVGRLAKRFGETNLVIQGASALALGMLLIPFTNSLATLLGAMVIVAYGFSIITPSLNSLISLQVASSEQGGVMGVGRSATTMARVIGPAWAGLMFSMLGMDWPYFGGAVVMTVVVLLGLRGLKSIRVPKKT encoded by the coding sequence ATGCTGACCTTGTTTCTTATTGTCTTTATTGATCTTGTCGGTTTCGGAATCATCATTCCGCTGCTGCCGTTCTTTGGCGAGCATTTCGATGCCAGTCCGGCCGTGATCGGCCTTTTGATGGCGTCCTATTCGCTGACCCAGTTTATCGCCGCCCCTTTTTGGGGTCGCGCCAGTGATCGTATTGGTCGCCGCCCGGTTTTATTGATCACGTTGGCCGGGGCTTCCGCATCCTATGTGCTGTTGGGATTTTCCAATTCATTATGGATGTTATTTCTGGCGCGTGCCCTGGGCGGCTTCATGGCAGGCAACATTTCAACCGCCTTCGCCTACGTCGCCGATATCACAACACCTGAAAACCGCACCAAGGGCATGGGCGTCATCGGCGCCGCCTTTGGCCTTGGCTTTATCGCAGGTCCTGCCATCGGCGGGATTCTTGCTGGCCCCGATCCGCTGAACGCGGATTACCGAACGCCATCACTGGCCGCTGCGGGCTTGTCCGCCATTGCCCTGACCATGGCCTTTTTCCTGCTTAAAGAATCCCTGTCAGATGAGATCCGTAAACGGATTGCCGAGATGCCTGCCAAAAACCGCCGCCAGCAATTTAAAAGCGCCCTTGCCAAACCCGGCGTCGGTCTGTTGATCGGCCTGTCCTTCCTGGCGACCTTTGTTTTTGCCGGCATGGAAACAACCTTCGCCATGTGGTCTGAACGGCGCATGGGTTGGGGACCACAACAAAACGGCTACCTGTTCGCCTTTGTCGGCATTCTCGCAGCACTGGTGCAGGGCGGTCTTGTCGGAAGGTTGGCCAAACGTTTTGGCGAAACCAATCTGGTAATCCAGGGCGCTTCCGCACTGGCCCTTGGCATGTTATTAATCCCGTTCACCAATTCCCTTGCCACCTTGCTGGGCGCCATGGTTATCGTCGCTTACGGGTTCAGCATCATCACGCCATCACTGAACAGTCTCATTTCCCTGCAGGTTGCCTCAAGCGAGCAAGGCGGGGTCATGGGGGTTGGGCGTTCGGCAACGACCATGGCCCGGGTCATAGGGCCGGCTTGGGCCGGGCTCATGTTCTCAATGCTGGGTATGGACTGGCCTTACTTCGGTGGGGCCGTGGTGATGACAGTGGTTGTCTTGCTTGGCCTTCGCGGTTTGAAGTCAATCCGCGTTCCTAAGAAAACTTAA
- a CDS encoding peptidoglycan -binding protein, which translates to MTTLARRAQRSTNIWPGFVDALATLLMVIIFLLMIFVLAQFFLGEALSGRDAALRKLQIQITDMSDLLSLERKANENMRLNIATMTDDLQASLISRDNLKTSLSAITQQAESLSAKLTDSFAVIEADKETIETKIQELVKLTNDIAALKALREEMETKITDMSTKLGDKDKDVAKERNIAESARAQVALANRQMAALREQLARISEALEVAEQKAEDRGVQISSLGKRLNSALATKVQELSRYRSEFFGRLREVLGNQPGIRVVGDRFVFQSEVLFASASAELGEEGQDQLRQLAATLRDIMTRIPDDIDWILRIDGHTDNVPISNWKFPSNWELSAARAISVVKFLIAEGISADRLAAAGFGEFRPLDHATDEVANRRNRRIEMKMTQR; encoded by the coding sequence ATGACCACCCTCGCCCGCCGCGCCCAACGAAGCACCAACATCTGGCCCGGTTTTGTCGATGCCCTGGCAACCTTGCTGATGGTCATCATTTTCCTGCTGATGATCTTCGTGCTGGCCCAGTTCTTCCTTGGTGAGGCGCTATCAGGCCGTGACGCGGCCTTGCGTAAATTGCAGATCCAAATTACCGATATGAGTGATCTTCTGTCGCTTGAACGCAAGGCCAATGAAAACATGCGCCTGAATATCGCAACCATGACCGACGACTTGCAGGCGTCCCTTATTAGCCGCGACAATCTCAAAACATCCCTGTCGGCGATAACCCAGCAGGCCGAAAGCCTGTCGGCAAAACTGACCGACTCCTTTGCCGTCATTGAAGCCGACAAGGAAACCATCGAAACCAAAATTCAGGAACTGGTTAAACTGACAAACGACATCGCCGCGCTGAAAGCTTTGCGCGAAGAGATGGAAACCAAGATTACGGACATGTCCACGAAGTTGGGGGACAAGGACAAGGATGTCGCCAAGGAACGCAACATTGCCGAAAGCGCCCGTGCCCAGGTTGCCCTGGCCAATCGTCAAATGGCCGCTCTACGCGAACAATTGGCGCGTATTTCCGAAGCCCTGGAAGTCGCCGAACAAAAGGCCGAGGACCGTGGCGTACAGATTTCGTCTCTTGGCAAACGCCTAAATTCGGCGCTGGCCACCAAGGTTCAGGAACTGTCGCGATATCGTTCTGAATTCTTTGGTCGTTTGCGCGAGGTGCTGGGTAACCAGCCCGGAATCAGAGTTGTCGGTGACCGTTTTGTTTTCCAGTCGGAGGTTCTGTTCGCCTCTGCATCAGCTGAACTTGGTGAAGAAGGGCAAGACCAGCTACGCCAGCTGGCAGCAACGTTGCGCGATATCATGACCCGCATTCCGGACGACATTGACTGGATACTGCGCATCGACGGGCATACGGACAACGTTCCCATATCAAACTGGAAATTCCCGTCCAACTGGGAGCTTTCTGCGGCTCGCGCCATATCGGTGGTCAAATTCCTGATCGCCGAGGGGATTTCTGCCGACCGCCTGGCCGCAGCCGGCTTTGGCGAATTCCGCCCGCTTGACCATGCCACTGACGAAGTCGCCAACCGCCGTAACCGCCGCATCGAAATGAAAATGACGCAGCGTTAA
- a CDS encoding flagellar motor protein MotA, whose product MTNPRRFLLRMVLFLIAVMAVAAFLFEPLQGAFMANAPLNGLIIGVLVLGVIYNFRQVIMLYPEVSWIETFRQNGQATSQSSQPRLLASMATMLGERNRDHLSLSALSMRSLLDGIYSRLDESRDLSRYTIGLLIFLGLLGTFWGLLGTVASIGNVIANLSINADTSAVFADLKDGLQAPMTGMGTAFSSSLFGLAGSLVLGFLDLQAGQALNRFYNDLEEWLSSLTRLSSGALSASGEGDQSVPAYVQALLEQTAESLESLQRTISRGEESRISANNTLMAVGEKMGTLSDHMRTEQALMMKLAESQLEMKPILARLAENSGSLGGSSGGLDEATRSHIRNLDVYMARLVEELGSGREDIISQLRSEIKLLARTIAATKDG is encoded by the coding sequence ATGACCAACCCGCGGCGCTTTCTTCTTAGAATGGTTTTGTTCCTGATAGCCGTCATGGCTGTCGCGGCTTTTCTGTTTGAGCCCCTGCAAGGCGCTTTCATGGCCAACGCCCCCTTAAACGGGTTAATCATCGGGGTTCTTGTCCTTGGCGTGATCTATAATTTCCGTCAGGTCATCATGCTCTATCCGGAAGTTTCGTGGATTGAAACGTTCCGTCAGAACGGTCAGGCCACATCGCAAAGCAGCCAACCGCGTCTGCTGGCCTCGATGGCGACAATGCTGGGCGAGCGCAATCGCGATCATTTAAGTCTGTCCGCGCTTTCCATGCGCTCCCTGCTGGATGGTATTTATTCCAGGCTCGATGAATCCCGCGACCTGTCACGCTATACAATCGGGTTGCTTATCTTCCTGGGCCTTCTAGGCACCTTCTGGGGATTGCTGGGCACCGTTGCTTCCATTGGTAACGTTATTGCCAACCTGAGCATCAATGCCGATACTTCAGCCGTCTTTGCGGATTTGAAAGATGGTCTGCAAGCTCCCATGACCGGCATGGGCACGGCATTTTCATCATCCCTGTTCGGTTTGGCCGGGTCACTGGTGCTGGGGTTTCTTGATCTTCAAGCCGGACAAGCCCTGAACCGCTTCTATAATGACCTTGAAGAATGGCTATCCAGCCTGACCCGCCTGTCCAGTGGTGCGCTCTCTGCCAGCGGCGAAGGCGACCAGTCCGTTCCGGCTTATGTTCAGGCGCTTCTCGAACAGACGGCCGAAAGTCTTGAAAGCCTGCAACGGACCATCAGCAGGGGCGAGGAAAGCCGGATTTCGGCGAACAACACCCTGATGGCGGTCGGTGAGAAAATGGGCACCCTTAGCGATCACATGCGCACTGAACAGGCGTTGATGATGAAACTGGCCGAAAGCCAGCTTGAGATGAAACCGATCCTGGCCAGATTGGCTGAAAACAGCGGTTCGTTGGGTGGTTCAAGCGGCGGTCTGGATGAAGCGACCCGCAGTCATATCCGCAATCTTGATGTCTACATGGCGCGCCTTGTGGAAGAATTAGGCAGCGGACGCGAAGACATCATTTCGCAGCTACGCAGCGAAATCAAACTGCTCGCCCGCACCATCGCCGCGACCAAGGACGGGTAA
- a CDS encoding OmpA family protein, protein MGPGQALRVTFTGDQTKLPAAAKDGLVALANKMKGQESVRLQLMAYAGGPSLSSSLARRMSLSRALAVRSFLIESGVRSTRIDVRALGNKTTEEPINRVDLNVAER, encoded by the coding sequence ATGGGCCCGGGACAGGCCTTGCGAGTCACCTTTACCGGCGATCAGACAAAACTTCCGGCAGCCGCAAAAGACGGATTGGTCGCGTTGGCCAATAAGATGAAGGGACAGGAAAGCGTACGCCTGCAATTGATGGCCTATGCTGGCGGCCCGTCTCTGTCATCGAGTCTGGCCCGCAGAATGTCACTTTCCAGGGCGCTTGCGGTTCGTTCTTTCCTGATTGAAAGCGGTGTCAGAAGCACCCGCATCGATGTACGGGCACTGGGCAATAAAACAACTGAAGAACCCATCAACCGTGTCGATCTGAACGTAGCGGAGCGATGA
- a CDS encoding inositol monophosphatase has translation MAHRSALVNVMIAAAQKASRKLLRDFGEVENLQVARKGPADFVSSADKTAEDTLHYALKKARPNYSFLMEESGEIVGSDSSNCWIIDPLDGTTNFLHGLPHFAISIGLQRDNEPFAGVIYEPVHDEMFWAEKGQGAHLNDRRIRVSGRNAMDEALFATGIPFMGARDHPLFLKQLEAVMAVSCGVRRFGSAALDLAYVAAGRYEGFWETGLSPWDIAAGIVIVREAGGYVTEIDGKGKMLESGSILAANDQLHVPLGKLIKNAT, from the coding sequence ATGGCCCACCGTTCCGCCCTGGTAAATGTGATGATCGCCGCGGCCCAGAAGGCGTCGCGCAAACTTCTGCGCGATTTTGGCGAAGTTGAAAACCTGCAAGTGGCGCGTAAGGGCCCTGCAGATTTCGTCAGTTCGGCCGATAAAACCGCCGAAGACACCCTGCACTACGCGTTGAAGAAGGCGCGGCCTAATTATTCCTTCCTGATGGAAGAATCCGGCGAGATTGTTGGCTCCGACAGTTCCAACTGCTGGATCATCGATCCCCTGGACGGGACCACCAACTTCCTGCACGGATTGCCGCACTTCGCCATCTCCATTGGCTTGCAGCGTGATAACGAACCCTTCGCCGGGGTCATTTATGAACCCGTCCATGATGAAATGTTCTGGGCCGAAAAGGGCCAGGGGGCGCACCTCAATGACAGGCGCATCCGGGTTTCGGGACGCAACGCCATGGATGAGGCCCTGTTCGCCACCGGCATTCCTTTCATGGGCGCACGCGACCATCCGTTGTTCCTTAAACAACTTGAAGCGGTGATGGCCGTCTCCTGCGGGGTGCGCCGGTTTGGATCGGCAGCGCTCGACCTGGCATACGTTGCCGCCGGGCGCTATGAAGGGTTTTGGGAAACCGGCTTAAGCCCCTGGGACATAGCCGCAGGTATCGTCATTGTCCGCGAGGCGGGTGGATACGTCACCGAGATTGACGGCAAGGGCAAGATGCTGGAGAGCGGCTCTATTCTGGCCGCCAACGACCAACTTCACGTGCCCTTGGGCAAACTGATTAAGAACGCCACTTAA
- the efp gene encoding elongation factor P — MKINGNAVRPGMVIEHQGRLWRAVKIQHTQPGKGGAYLQVELRGVRDGTKLNERFRSSETVERARLDQKDYQYLFADGDMYTFMDNETYEQITLNRELIGEEQIAFLQESMIVAVESHEDDPIGVQLPDHVTLEVTEADAVVKGQTASSSYKPAVLENGVKTLVPPHIGTGTRIVVNTADASYVERAKD; from the coding sequence ATGAAAATTAATGGAAATGCCGTTCGTCCCGGTATGGTGATTGAACATCAGGGACGCCTGTGGCGGGCAGTGAAAATCCAGCACACACAGCCAGGTAAAGGCGGGGCTTACCTGCAGGTGGAATTGCGCGGCGTACGCGATGGAACCAAGCTTAACGAACGTTTCCGTTCTTCGGAAACAGTCGAGCGGGCACGCCTTGACCAGAAGGACTACCAGTACCTTTTCGCCGATGGCGACATGTACACATTCATGGATAACGAAACGTACGAACAGATCACCTTAAACCGCGAGCTGATCGGTGAAGAACAGATCGCTTTCCTGCAAGAAAGCATGATCGTCGCTGTTGAAAGTCATGAAGACGATCCCATTGGCGTTCAGTTGCCCGACCATGTCACCCTTGAAGTAACGGAGGCCGATGCCGTCGTCAAAGGACAGACGGCGTCTTCATCATACAAACCGGCGGTTCTTGAAAACGGTGTCAAAACACTGGTTCCGCCCCATATCGGGACAGGCACCCGCATCGTCGTCAACACCGCTGATGCTTCATATGTCGAGCGAGCGAAAGATTAA
- the thiE gene encoding thiamine phosphate synthase has product MTDFNRTQLYLITPPKLDLSVFPDILARTLDAGRVACLQLRLKDMVEEDIIRAIDALKPIAQERGVAFLLNDDPALAAKTGCDGVHVGQQDATYEEAREAIGNNATIGVTCHDSRHLAMEAAEAGADYVAFGAFFPTATKTPKAHPDPQILNWWSKDMTVPVVAIGGISVENCQPLISAGADFLAVVAGVWDYPEGPEQAVVAFNRLFKKTPVDP; this is encoded by the coding sequence ATGACTGATTTCAACCGCACACAGTTATACCTGATCACGCCACCAAAACTCGACCTGTCCGTCTTTCCCGACATTCTGGCACGCACTCTGGACGCCGGTCGTGTCGCCTGCCTGCAACTGCGCCTCAAAGACATGGTAGAAGAAGACATCATCCGCGCCATCGATGCCTTAAAGCCGATCGCCCAGGAACGCGGTGTCGCATTTTTGCTCAATGATGACCCGGCCCTTGCCGCCAAGACCGGTTGCGACGGGGTTCATGTGGGCCAGCAGGACGCCACCTACGAAGAAGCCCGTGAGGCCATCGGGAATAACGCCACCATCGGTGTCACCTGCCATGATTCCAGACATCTGGCCATGGAGGCCGCTGAAGCAGGCGCCGATTACGTCGCCTTCGGCGCCTTTTTCCCGACCGCAACAAAAACACCGAAAGCCCACCCGGATCCGCAAATCCTCAACTGGTGGAGCAAAGACATGACCGTGCCGGTCGTCGCCATTGGTGGCATCAGTGTTGAAAACTGCCAGCCCCTGATTAGCGCCGGGGCAGATTTCCTGGCCGTCGTCGCCGGGGTTTGGGATTACCCGGAAGGACCGGAACAAGCCGTCGTCGCCTTCAACAGGCTGTTTAAGAAAACGCCCGTCGATCCTTAA
- the phnE gene encoding phosphonate ABC transporter, permease protein PhnE has protein sequence MTLEEHVRKYPEVWQRFNPRQTLIRYIWYVSIIFVAVWSVSNLDIPWIYFLDAHVQALDLGVRMWPPDLDFLDKLYEPLIETIHIATLGTVATIAIAFPVAFLAARNTTFNSVTWFIGRLILVTSRSVNTVVWGLLFVAIFGPGPMAGIWAIAFRSIGFMGKLTAEAIEEIDQGTVEAIKATGASRLQVLWIGILPQVLPVIYGTTIYRWDINIRESTVLGFVGAGGIGIQLYSSINLFAWREVSLMLVSVFFVVVISEFISAGVRQKIS, from the coding sequence ATGACCCTGGAAGAACATGTGCGGAAATATCCGGAAGTCTGGCAACGCTTTAATCCACGTCAAACACTGATCCGCTACATTTGGTATGTCAGCATCATCTTCGTCGCCGTGTGGTCGGTTAGCAACCTGGATATCCCGTGGATTTATTTTCTCGACGCCCATGTGCAGGCGTTGGATCTGGGGGTTCGCATGTGGCCGCCCGATCTGGATTTTCTGGACAAACTCTACGAACCGCTGATTGAGACCATCCACATCGCCACCCTGGGCACCGTGGCGACCATCGCGATCGCCTTTCCTGTGGCGTTCCTGGCGGCCCGCAACACGACTTTCAACTCCGTGACATGGTTTATCGGTCGCCTGATCCTGGTCACCTCGCGCTCGGTTAATACCGTGGTCTGGGGATTATTGTTCGTCGCCATTTTCGGTCCCGGTCCGATGGCCGGCATCTGGGCAATCGCCTTCCGCTCCATTGGTTTCATGGGCAAGCTTACGGCCGAAGCCATCGAGGAAATTGATCAGGGAACGGTGGAAGCCATCAAAGCCACCGGCGCTTCGCGCCTGCAGGTGTTGTGGATCGGTATCCTGCCCCAGGTTCTGCCGGTGATTTACGGCACCACCATCTATCGCTGGGACATCAACATACGGGAGTCCACGGTTCTGGGTTTCGTCGGCGCTGGCGGCATCGGCATCCAGCTCTATTCTTCCATCAACCTGTTCGCCTGGCGGGAAGTCTCGCTGATGCTGGTTTCAGTTTTCTTCGTCGTGGTGATTAGTGAATTTATTTCCGCCGGTGTGCGCCAGAAAATCAGCTAG
- the phnE gene encoding phosphonate ABC transporter, permease protein PhnE codes for MTSGTENQDTAPGEWHTIKLVENPYWRYGLVVIAVAYLFFSMSTLDFNWHRMSSGLTRAANMFSRMVPPDFTRWELLVKGMIESVQMAFAASFFGMIIAIPLGLCGASNLVPRPVYLVARAIIVLSRTFHEIIIAIFFVKIFGFGPLAGVLTLVVASASFISKMLAEDIENMPPGQIEAVRATGASFPKLLIYCISPQALPRYMGVSIYRLDANIRHSTVVGIVGAGGIGQVLAATFSRYDYDFSLAILIVIVSIVFLGEIFSNWVRSGLR; via the coding sequence ATGACGAGCGGAACTGAAAATCAGGATACTGCGCCGGGCGAGTGGCACACCATAAAACTGGTTGAAAATCCTTATTGGCGTTACGGACTTGTGGTCATAGCCGTGGCCTACCTTTTTTTCTCCATGAGCACCCTGGACTTCAACTGGCATCGCATGTCCAGTGGCCTGACACGGGCCGCCAACATGTTCTCGCGCATGGTGCCGCCCGATTTCACCCGCTGGGAGTTGCTGGTCAAGGGAATGATAGAAAGCGTCCAGATGGCCTTCGCCGCCAGCTTCTTCGGCATGATCATCGCTATTCCGCTGGGTTTATGCGGCGCTTCCAATCTGGTGCCCCGGCCAGTCTACCTTGTGGCGCGCGCGATTATCGTTCTATCGCGCACTTTCCACGAGATCATCATCGCAATTTTCTTCGTCAAGATATTCGGTTTCGGCCCGCTGGCCGGTGTGCTGACCCTGGTCGTGGCATCGGCCAGTTTCATTTCGAAAATGCTGGCCGAAGACATCGAGAACATGCCTCCGGGTCAGATTGAGGCGGTGCGCGCCACCGGAGCCAGCTTTCCCAAGCTGTTGATTTACTGCATTTCGCCACAAGCCCTGCCGCGCTATATGGGTGTCTCCATTTATCGCCTCGACGCCAATATTCGCCATTCCACGGTCGTCGGCATCGTCGGGGCCGGCGGCATCGGGCAGGTCCTGGCCGCCACCTTCAGCCGTTACGACTATGATTTCAGTCTGGCCATCTTGATTGTCATCGTCAGCATCGTTTTCCTTGGTGAGATTTTCTCAAACTGGGTACGGAGCGGCCTGCGATGA